The following proteins come from a genomic window of Amaranthus tricolor cultivar Red isolate AtriRed21 chromosome 14, ASM2621246v1, whole genome shotgun sequence:
- the LOC130800160 gene encoding uncharacterized protein LOC130800160, translating into MAPNSCSSFFVKLVVSLLIVASTFSSALSLPSNQTLQPQQELQKLRRIRAYIKKINKPAVKTIKSPDGDEINCVQSHLQPAFDHPELKGQKPLDPPDRPKNSEPVDEMTHKFQLWTESGESCPEGTIPIRRTKEQDILRANKIGRFGRKPRRIVRRDSDGSGHEHAVAFVNGQQFYGAKASMNVWTPQVTDAYEFSLSQIWVISGSFGNDLNTIEAGWQVNPALYGDKYPRFFTYWTTDAYQATGCYNLLCSGFVQTNSKIAIGAAISPRSSFSGRQYDISITVWKDPKHGHWWLELGSGLLVGYWPAFLFSHLRTNANMIQFGGEIVNSRSSGFHTATQMGSGHFADEGFRRAAYFRNLQAVDWDNNLIPLSNLQLLADHPNCYNIRQGRNNVWGNYFYYGGPGRNVHCP; encoded by the exons ATGGCTCCAAATAGTTGCTCATCATTTTTTGTCAAATTAGTTGTTTCCCTCCTCATTGTTGCTTCCACGTTTAGCTCCGCGCTCTCGCTACCCAGCAATCAAACGCTTCAGCCACAACAAGAGCTGCAGAAATTAAGGAGGATCAGAGCTTATATCAAGAAAATTAATAAGCCTGCTGTCAAGACCATTAAG AGTCCCGATGGTGATGAGATAAATTGTGTTCAGTCCCATCTTCAACCAGCTTTTGATCATCCTGAACTCAAGGGACAAAAGCCCCTG GATCCACCAGATAGACCAAAGAATTCAGAGCCTGTTGATGAAATGACACACAAATTTCAACTATGGACAGAATCTGGAGAATCATGTCCAGAAGGAACTATTCCAATCAGAAGAACTAAAGAACAGGATATTTTGAGAGCTAATAAAATTGGAAGATTTGGAAGGAAGCCTAGAAGAATTGTAAGGCGAGACTCAGATGGCAGTGGTCATGAG CACGCGGTGGCGTTTGTTAATGGCCAACAGTTTTATGGTGCCAAAGCCAGTATGAATGTTTGGACGCCTCAAGTAACCGATGCATATGAATTTAGCTTGTCACAAATTTGGGTCATCTCTGGTTCTTTTGGCAATGACCTTAATACCATTGAAGCAGGTTGGCAG GTGAATCCAGCCCTATATGGTGATAAATACCCAAGGTTCTTCACGTATTGGACG ACGGATGCGTACCAGGCCACTGGATGCTACAATCTACTGTGCTCAGGCTTTGTTCAGACAAACTCCAAAATCGCCATTGGAGCAGCAATCTCTCCCAGATCAAGCTTCAGCGGCAGACAATATGACATCAGTATCACAGTTTGGAAG GACCCAAAACATGGACACTGGTGGCTTGAACTTGGATCAGGGTTACTAGTAGGGTACTGGCCAGCATTTTTGTTCAGCCACTTAAGAACAAATGCAAACATGATTCAGTTTGGAGGAGAAATTGTTAACAGCAGATCCTCAGGTTTCCATACAGCCACTCAAATGGGTAGCGGCCATTTCGCAGATGAAGGGTTCAGAAGGGCAGCATATTTCCGTAATTTACAGGCAGTTGATTGGGATAATAACTTGATACCTTTGTCAAATCTCCAGCTTTTGGCAGACCATCCTAATTGCTACAATATAAGACAAGGAAGAAATAACGTCTGGGgtaattacttttattatggAGGACCTGGAAGGAATGTACATTGtccttaa